Genomic DNA from Acidisoma sp. PAMC 29798:
CAAGCATTAGGTTGCGTGGACAAAGCGCGACTTGGCGATTCCCCCGACGCGGAGAAGTGTGATTATGGGATGGCCGGTTCTGTCAGGTGTCGCGCCGGCATTCTGAAGTTCTACGCGGCACGCACGAGGATCTACGCGTTCTGCATGATGTTGAGCGCAATGGAGGTTGCTTTGGCGAAGCGGGCGCGGCGGAGAGAGGCGGAGACGATCTGGTTGTGACGGCGACGAAGGCGAACAAGATTGCGGAGTTCCCCATGTTCTCGGCAGAAGCGATCGGCAGCCTCGTGGCTTTTGAAGCCCCGCATACATCGGATCCTGCCTTTGATCCCGCGATGGTCCTGTTCAAGGCGATTATTCAGATAGACACTGGTCCGGTGCTGCACGGTCTTGCCCAGCACGATGCGGATCGCTCTCGGGTAGGAGCCATGACCGTCTGTCATAACCAGATCCGGCCGAATGCCCATGGTCGCCCGGGCTGAGCGGAAGAAGGCCTTGGCCGCCTGCATGTCGCGATGCTCGCTCAGCATCGCGTCGATCAAGTTTCCGTCCCGGTCGATTGCCCGGTAGAGGTAGCACCACCGGCCGCGGACCTTCAGATAGGTTTCGTCAACATACCAGCTGACGCCGGCTGCGCGACCGGTCCCGTGACGCCGCTTGCGCAGCGCGTCACCCATGATAGGCAACAGCTTCACCTCCCAGTCGCGGACGGTCTCGTGGCTTATCTCGATCCCGCGCAGCGCCATAATCTCGCTCAGGTCCCGTAGCGTCAGCCGGTAGCGCAGCCGGCAGAACACCACGAAGGCGATGATGTCGCTCGGCAGGCAACTCACGCACCTTTCAGTCTTGGAGCGCGTGAAAGCAGGTGAAGGCCCTGACGACCGGAAGGGTGAGCGGGTGGTGCTGCTGACAACCGAGCCCGACGCGCGGCGACAGCCGCTGATCGATGCGGCCCGAAAGGCCGGAATGTCGGACCTCACGGTGCCAGGCGAGGTTCTTGTCATCGACAAAGTCCCGATGCTTGGATCAGGCAAGCCCGACCTGGCAGCGGCCAAAGCGCGCGCCATGGATGCCGCTCGTGTTAAGGTCGTTTAGGGCGTGACAAGCAACGCATCATGATGAAGGCTACAACGAGCGTCTGCAACATAGTCTTGATGGCACAACAAATTTTGGGAGGCTGATCAGTGAAGACGGCCTTCACTGGAATGAGCTCCAGAGCCTCAGCGCGCATGTGCTGTTTGTTGAACGTTTACTCATGTTTTGGTGCATGCTTCACCTGAGCACTATCACTGAGAAACGAGAGGGTCATTGCAATGTCGATCCCTATAGCTTCCGCGCTTTTCACATCTTGATTGGTGCAGGTGTTTTGCATTAACGTGATCTTGTTTTGGATCCCAGGGAATTTGCTTTCATCAAGCGAGAGCTTTTTAAATGTATCGTCAACCATAGCATGTATCGCCACAAGATCTTCCTTACAGCGATTATCGTTCTGCAGTGTGACATGATCTTGACGCATGCCGATCACCACAAATACCAAGAACTCAAGAGATGCCCCTGCGACCATCCATAGCACGGGGTACAGTATAACCCGAAGGGTGCGGCGCGTGCGTGCCACTTCGCGACCTTGTTTTGAGGCCATTGATCTGTCTCCAAGGAAAAAGAGATTGTCTTAGTAGGATCCCGCGTCCACATGACATGGAAGGGGCATCCGCGCTGGGAACAAAAAACTGGGTTCGCCCCCCTGCTTCATGCGTGCAATCGAATCGATTTTGAAATCACCTGGTTGTCAAAACACAGGCTTGGGAATCTGCCGGCGACATCTCAGTGCCCGTATCGCTCATCTACATTCGGTTTTTGTTCCTGCTGAAGTCCACTTATGTCGTTTCGCCAGGATCGCCGACATAGCCGACCATCAAGGTGAGACCTGTTTTGTCTTCATGGAGGGCGAACATGAACGGCTTATCGGCGATAAAGTCGAGAGACCGGATGCTGATGGGTTCAGGTGCAGTGCCCGTCGGCGCCTCGATAGCGGTCGCGGCAGCCGCCGTGGTTCCGCCTTCATCGACCGTGATGGCGACCTTGTGCGGCACCGCAGAGATTTGCAGCGGGGCATCAGAAAGTCCGGCAAAGGCATGTGGCCGCATGCGTGCTGGCGCCAAGCCCATCGCGTCAAGTGCGGGAAGCAGGTCACCGCCGCCGTTGAACGAAAATCGTGGAACCGACAACGTTACATTGTAGTCTGATAGGCCAATCCCAGCGAGCCAGCGCACAACGGGGCGAAACTCCGCGATCTGAGCGGGCTTCTCGCGGTTGACGACCAGGATCAGAGAGTAGCCATTTGCCTCGTACGGCAATCGGACGGCGGCAAAAGCGTCCTTCTGAGCCGCAGATAACAATTGGATCCCGCCCTGCATCATTGGAATGGGTTTCATGCCGCCACCCGCGAGATGAAAATCCGTATCCCGCGTCTCCTTAGTCTCAAAGGTTTGTTGCCATGAGCTCTTAAAGTAGAGCGCATTGACAAGCACCATCCCGGAGCCGCTCAGTGGGCCGTCGATGATGGACGGTATCGCGCCCCTCGTCGCCCTTCTGACCCGCGCGTTAATCTCTCTCACAACATCTGGATCGACCAGTCGGCGCGCGGTGACGGGCGCGTGCAGCGCCACGCAGGCGTCGCGGATACTTTCTTTGATCAAGAACTGCTTGTCGACATAGATGGCATCCATGCCGACCAAAGGACTATTCGAGTTCCTACCAGTGTTCAGGCGCGCAATGGCAGCGCGTAGCGCATCAAAACCCCCGTCACTGTCCAGCGTGAAGAGCGCTTTGAGCGCCGCATGGAGTTCCGGTCCAGCCCCGATATCGGCAAGTGCAAATATCTCCATGATGCTCGCGGGCGAAACAGCCCTGTTCTTTTTGGCATCACCTTGCTCAGCAAGACGAATAAGCAAACCAAGGCCGAAGCGTGCTGAGGCCGCACGTAATCCCTCAATGCGTGTCTCGCTGTCAGCCCGCCAAATGGGCGAAAGCAACCCTGCCGCAGCAAGGGAACTGAGCGCCAGGGCCCGGCGTCGTGAGAGTTCGATCATGGCTATATCTCGCGTGTTATCAAGCGGCAGACGCTCACTGGCCGAACTGATTGATGGCTTTTTGAATGTTGCTGCGATACGACGAGTCTGGCGGCGTCAATTCGAGGGATTTCTGGTAGTCTTTCAGGGCCGCCGTTTTGTTGGACAGGCTCTGATACACCTCGCCTCGGACAAAATAGGTTGTGGCAGCGGTGTCACCGAGTTCGATGCCCTTGTTAATATCGGCAAGAGCTTGGTCGAACTTGCCAATATTAAGATATGCGATTCCTCGATTTGTATGGGCAAAGGGATAGTCCGGATTGATTGTGATATCCTTTGTGAGAACGACGACCGCCTTGTAATAGTGCTGCGTCACATTATAGGCATCGCCAAGATCGCCTAAAACCCTGGCGTTTGTTCCGTCCACCTGGAGCGCCTTGGTGAGATCTTCAATCCCTGCCTGATATCGGCCAAGATTCATAGAATCGCTGGCGCGTTCGATATAGACAATCAAGAAACTTGATTTGAGACTAGCGGCTAGCGCGGGCTGAAGGGCAATCGCCTTACTGAAATCAGTCAAAGCCTGAGTGAATTTCTTCTCATCCAAATAGCCATGCCCTCGTCCGGCATAAGCCGCGGCGAAACTTGGCATTATGTCGATAGCCCTGGTCATATACGCAATTCGAGCGTCATGGTCCCCGTTTCGGTCGGCCAGCGTGCCAAGCACTAAATAGGCATCCGGATGCGTGTTCGGGCTC
This window encodes:
- a CDS encoding IS6 family transposase → MSCLPSDIIAFVVFCRLRYRLTLRDLSEIMALRGIEISHETVRDWEVKLLPIMGDALRKRRHGTGRAAGVSWYVDETYLKVRGRWCYLYRAIDRDGNLIDAMLSEHRDMQAAKAFFRSARATMGIRPDLVMTDGHGSYPRAIRIVLGKTVQHRTSVYLNNRLEQDHRGIKGRIRCMRGFKSHEAADRFCREHGELRNLVRLRRRHNQIVSASLRRARFAKATSIALNIMQNA
- a CDS encoding serpin family protein, whose protein sequence is MIELSRRRALALSSLAAAGLLSPIWRADSETRIEGLRAASARFGLGLLIRLAEQGDAKKNRAVSPASIMEIFALADIGAGPELHAALKALFTLDSDGGFDALRAAIARLNTGRNSNSPLVGMDAIYVDKQFLIKESIRDACVALHAPVTARRLVDPDVVREINARVRRATRGAIPSIIDGPLSGSGMVLVNALYFKSSWQQTFETKETRDTDFHLAGGGMKPIPMMQGGIQLLSAAQKDAFAAVRLPYEANGYSLILVVNREKPAQIAEFRPVVRWLAGIGLSDYNVTLSVPRFSFNGGGDLLPALDAMGLAPARMRPHAFAGLSDAPLQISAVPHKVAITVDEGGTTAAAATAIEAPTGTAPEPISIRSLDFIADKPFMFALHEDKTGLTLMVGYVGDPGETT
- a CDS encoding tetratricopeptide repeat protein, which produces MRRYLFGIASAMFLSVLLVGTFHAEAQTPPPTPASALLDQCKNNSDDVEALAACQTILQDKAQTPRTRAAVYGFAGNDALDESQLDLALVNFGNALALDPNSDLAYAGRANVEFIKGQYDQAITDAQKAIKLSPNTHPDAYLVLGTLADRNGDHDARIAYMTRAIDIMPSFAAAYAGRGHGYLDEKKFTQALTDFSKAIALQPALAASLKSSFLIVYIERASDSMNLGRYQAGIEDLTKALQVDGTNARVLGDLGDAYNVTQHYYKAVVVLTKDITINPDYPFAHTNRGIAYLNIGKFDQALADINKGIELGDTAATTYFVRGEVYQSLSNKTAALKDYQKSLELTPPDSSYRSNIQKAINQFGQ